The region GCCACTGGGCGACGAATGCTGCGCCGGGAATCCTGGCGCCGATGAGCAGACCGATGAACTCGTCGAGCGTTACTTCGAGATCGTCGTGGCCGGTAAGTTCGTAGTGCTTGTTGACGATCCTGTCGTCAGCCAGGCGGACCGTGTCCAAGTCCGCCTCGCCGCTGAGCCAGATCGTGACCTGAGCGAGCCACGCCGAAGACCCGTTGTCGTCAGCGATGAGTGCCCGGATGGCGAGCGGGCGCCAGGAGATGTTCAGCAACATGGTTGCGAGCAGGTCGTCGAGGGTCAGCACACCAGGGGGATTCTCGCCGACCAAGTCGAATGACGTACCGGCGAACGGCCCGTCGGGGCTGAAGTAGGCGGCGACGAGCCCGTCGACGCCGGGAACGGCGAGCGCTTCACGGATCCGGGCTCGGACTAGATCCTCAGCCTGTACCGCGAAAGCATGCCACGTCGGAGTTCGTGGAGCAGATCACGTTCGACCGGTGATGAGGTTCGCGTAGGGTTCAACCCCTTTGTCACCGCCAGCCTCATGATCAACAGAAAAACCTTCCGTGGGGGTAAATGGATTGGGGCGCTGATGCGTAAACCCCGTGTGGAACGAGAACGGACGGACTTCGCAGACTTCTATCAGCGGTCCCGAGACAACTGCCTGCGCGCCGTACTAGCTGGTACGGGCGATCGCGCGCTGGCCGAGGATCTGGTCGCTGAGGCGTTCGCGCGAGCCTGGGCCTCCTGGCCGAAGCTGAGCCAGCATCCGGCACCGGCGGCGTGGGTGGTGCGCACCGCCCTCAACATCCGGGTGTCCTGGTGGCGGCGACGCCGGCGGGAGGTGGCCCTCGACGGCCACGAGCGACCGTCTCTCATCGAGGACGATCTCGACACGGATGACGCCCTGCTGGCGGCCGTTCGCCGGTTGCCGCGGCGGCAGCGTGAGGTGGTCGTGTTACGTATCTGGCTCGACCTGGACACCAGGTCCGTGGCTGCGGTGTTGGGCATCTCCGCCCAAACCGTAGCCGTCCATCTGTCCCGTGCCACCGCAACCCTGCGGGCGCAGCTCGCGCCCGCAGCCCGTGAGGAGATTCGATCATGAACGACGATGAGGTGTGGGACGCGGTGAAACAGACCCTTTCCGACGTAAAGATGGATCGCCCGGTCGAGGCGATCGAGCAGCGCGGCCGGGCCCGGCGACGCAAGCGCCAGGTGCTTGGCCTGGCCGCTGGCGGCGGCGTCGCGGCCGTGGCCGCCCTCGCGCTGGCCCTGCCGATGGCCACGGGATCCGGTACGGCCCCGGCTTCGACCGGCCAGGACAATCACGCCGGGGCCGCCTCCCTGGCACCGGCAGGCAACACCAAGCTCGTGTCCCTGGCAGCCAACCTCACCGCAGACAGCGCCTCACTGCCGGGCGACGCGTCGCTGATCATCGAGAAGGTCGATGTCCGTCGGGGCACCGTGCCGTCTCGTACCCGGTACCACCTGTACACCGACAGCGGCGAGTACTACTACACCGAGGTCAGGAGCGAACTCCCGCGGGTGATCGCTCGTGGCGAGAACCTCGGCAACGGCTTCCACACCCGGGGGGTGGCGGCGGCGCGGTACGCGGTAACCGGTGACCTCGCCGAGGCCCGGGAGCAAATGATCAACTCGGTGTACGACGAGGGAAAGCCCCCTGCCGACGCCGAGCAGGACCGAATGGAGATCCTTCGGCAGAAGGGGGTCGTAAACCCGTCTCCGCTTACCGATGAGGACCGGGAGAGCATCGCCGCCAACCACCTCTGGGTTAACAGCGTTGACGTGCTCTCCGCAGGGGGAGGCGACCCGAAGGTACGGGCTGGCGTGCTTCGCCTGATCTCCACTATCCCCGGTGTCACCGTCGTGGATTCGACGACCGGCGGGCAGCCCACCCTGACCATCACCGCGAGCGTGTTTGGGGACGACACCCAACAGGTGCTGACCATCAACGCCGAGAACGGGGTACCGATCAGTTCCACGATGGACTCCCCGGAGACGGGAACCTCCTTCGCGGGAACCTTCAAGGTCTCCCGCGTGACGGTGGCCGACATCAAGGCCGGCAGGTTCTGACCCTCGGTCCTGCACCGTGCGCGCCGTCCGCCCCTCTTGGACGGCGCGCACGGACCGCGCCTATCCGGGCGGCGCCGCTTGGTCGCGCTACATCTGGGCGATCAGTGGCTGTGCCTGCGCTTCGAGGCTGTACCCGTTCTCCCAGGGGAACCGGTCCTGCTGGTCGGGCCAGACGAGCTCCGCGGCGACCCGGCGCCGCGTCTTGCCGACCGTGTCACGGGGTCGGACCGTGGCCAGCAGTGCCTTGGCCTGGGCGGCGGACAGGCTCTTCTTCGCTCCACCGGGGATCAGTTCCAGCAGCAGTTGGTGCAGCTGGGACACCATCCGGGTGTGATCCTCACCAAGTGAGCGGCACCGGTCGACAAGGATCCGCAGCAGTGCCAGCTGCTCATCGTTGACCACTGGGCGCAGCCCGGCCATGCGGGTGCCGACCAGCGCGATGGAGTGGGCGTCGGTGGCATCAGTCTTGCGGCCCTGACCGGTCGCGAACACCCGCGCCCTGGCGGACAGCTTCGGTGGGACGTCGAGGACCTGTTCGCCGTCGACGAGGAGCCGGTTGGCGACGTGTCGGCCGATGCCCTGGCAGCCCTCGATCGCCCACCCGATTCGGCCATTGCCTGGCGTACTTTCTCATCGCCGCGTAACCGTCAATGCCGGTGTCGAAACGGCCACCACCGACGATGGTCTCGTCGCCGGCCATGACCTTGAACGTGGCGGAGCGCTTGTGCGGCTCCATCCCGATGACCACACGATCTGAAGTGCCACTCACCGCGTCCTCCGATGCTCGATCAGCAGTTGTCGAGCCGGGAGGGCAACGCTACTTCGAGCAGAGCAAACCCCTCTTGAGCCTCTCCCCGCCCGGGGGCGACGCCCGGGCCGCGCAGGCCAAATGAGAGCCACACGACCAGCGTGGGCAGCCGATGAGAGAGCGACAGCCCGGACGCCTGAACCGAAGCCTGGCCGGGCCACGGTCGAAGGTCAATGAAACAAGTAGCCGATGAGCGTGCGTTTCACCACGATCATTTCGGGCCGACCTGACGGCCGAGGGGAAGCGAAAAGTGCTGGCGCCCGGGCTCAGGCCCTAGTCGAGGCATCGGACGCGGACGGCGATGTGCTGTGGCTGACCGCCCGTGTCTCGGTGTATGACCTCAAGCTCGACTCGGTGCCGGTCCATTGAGACGGGGTCGTCCTTCTCGCCGGCCAGGCAGGTTGGATAGGTGCCGTCGTGGTGCGATGTCCCGTTCACGTCCTGCCAGCTTTCGGCGATCACTGAGTAGATCGTGTCGCCATCGAAAGGGCCCCGCGGGGCCCCGTCAGCCTCGAAGGCGATGAACTTGGTCTGGTCATTCGACCAGGTGACCGTCCCAGCGAGCAGCTCCGGCTTGGCGGTGTGCGGATCGTCGGCAAGCTGGGCTGCCCCGAAGCCGCCGATCAGCCCTATGGCGATCAGCGCTAGACACCAAGGGCGCCTGCGCGGTGATCTGGTTCCGGCTGGTCGACCAGCGTGGTTACGTAGCCTCGTTCTGCGAGGACGAGATCCGGCTTGGGGTCGACGAGAGCTCGGGGAATGGCTTCAACTCGGAGCAGCGGGTCGCCTCGAGCGCGTTCCAGGTCGGGCAGACGCACCGGACCGGCATCACCGTGCACAACGGCACGGCCCAGGTGACGGTCGACGGCACGCCCGCTGTGAGCATGCCTGTCACCGACCCGCAGTTGGTCGCGGGCCGGGTCGTGCTCGGAGTGCTGAACGATGCGACCGAAGGGGACGCCACAGTGGCCTTCGCGAACGTCGATCTTCGGTCACCGGTGGTGGGTCAACCGGCGCACTTCACTGATCCGACGAATGGCTCCAGCCAGTCGATGGTGGAGCTTTACTCGTACGATCCGGTCGCGCGTTCCGCGGTGGCTCAGCCGGTGCTCGTGATGGCCAGTGCGGACTACTGCAAGCAGTTCAAGATTGACGCGAGCGATATCAGGTGCAGCGACCCGTACCAGATCGTCGAGAGCCACACGAAGGTGACGATCCCGGTCCGGTCCGCGCCGAAGCTGACGTCGTGGGAGAACGTCGGCGGCGGGGACGGCATCGTCTCGGTGCACGCCGGCGCCGGTCACTCCATCTCTGCGTCCAAGTTCACCGAGTGGCTGGCCGGGAAGCAAGGTGGCCTGGTCGCGATCACGACCACCAATGGCGAGGTCACCACGCTGACCAAGATTGACAACACCTGACCCGGTTGCGTCGCGGTCCCGGTGACCGGCGTGTCTGGGTCGCCGACCCGCCCCCGTGCAGGCCACCGAACCGATCCCGCAGGAATCACCCGGCAGCGCACTCCTCGGCCCTCGCCTGGTCCTCCCGTTAGCGCGGTCGCCGTTATGGCGGCGTCAAAAGGCGGGCGGTGGCCGTAGCGGCTGCGTGAATTCGTCGATGGTGGGCAGCGGATCGGGGTTGGTATGGGCGTCGAGGGTTCGAGATGCGAGCCCTCAACGTCGCAGGAGGCGCGTGGTGACTGCCGATGGGGAATCATCGACCGCGGTAACGCGGGCACGGACACCGACCGGCGTCAGTGTCGCCGGGGGGTGGGCGGTGATGATCGCCGCAGCTCTGCTGGCCGCGGCGGCGTTCCCACCGGCCGACCTGCCGGGGCGGGCGTTCGTCATGGCCATCGCCGCCGGCGGCTTCGCGACGGTGGTGGCCGACCTGCGCGCGGTGGCGGCGGTGACCGGGCTCGGTATGGCGACGTTCGTCGGCTTCCTGGCCAACCGATTCGGCGATCTGACCGGCGCCGCCGACGGCTGGTCGTACGCCGCGGTGATTGTCTTTGCCAGCGTGCTCGGTGTCGGTTACCGGGTCATGCGGTCGGTGCCGCCGGCAACCGCCCGTGATGCGGCGGACGGCGCCGTTACGCCCGGCCCTCGGCCGCCGTACGCTGCCGTGCCGGTCGGGTCCGATCCGCGGGAGGGTGATTTCCGGATGTGACCGTGGCCGGTGACCGATGCCACGGTCACGCCGGCCTGTCAGCGGCTTGACCTTGACGCAGCGTCAACCCCGCATGCTGGTCGTCATGAGCACTCCGGTACCAACCAGCGGCATCGAGCAATCCGCGATACACGTTCACGGCCTGGAAAAGGCTTTCGGGCAGGTGACGGTGCTGCGCGGCGTGGGCTTAGACGTGGCGCGGGGCAGCATCTTCGCCCTGCTCGGCTCCAACGGGGCGGGCAAGACCACGGTGGTGAAGATCCTGTCCACGCTACTCAGGGCGGACGCCGGGACCGCCCGGGTCAACGGCTTCGACGTCGCGGCGCAGGCTGCCGAGGTGCGCGAGTCGATCAGTCTCACCGGGCAGTTCGCGGCGGTCGACGAGATCCTCACCGGACGCGAGAACCTCGTCCTGGTCGCCAAGCTCAGGCACCGCAAGAGCCCGGGCGCCATCGCGGACGACCTACTGCGCCGCTTCTCGTTGACCGAGGCGGGCAGCCGGCGGGTGGCGACGTACTCCGGTGGCATGCGCCGCCGTTTGGACATCGCGATGAGTCTCATCGGCAACCCACCGGTGATCTTCCTCGACGAGCCGACAACCGGGCTGGACCCGGAGGCACGCATCGAGGTGTGGCGGGCCGTCAAGGACTTGGCCGAGGACGGTACGACCGTACTACTCACCACCCAGTACCTCGACGAGGCGGAGCACCTCGCCGACCGGATCGCGATCCTGCACGAGGGCCGCATCATCGTGAACGGCACCCTCGACGAACTCAAGCAACTCCTCCCACCCGCGACGATCGAGTACGTCGAGAAGCAGCCGAGCCTGGAGGACGTCTTCCTCACCCTCGTAGGTGCAAAGAAGGACAAGGAACAGCGATGAACAAGCACTTTTTCGGCGACACCGTCGTTCTCCTGGGACGCTCGCTGCGCCACATCGCCCGCAGCCCGGACACCATCATCACCACCGCGATCATGCCGATCGCCTTCATGCTGCTCTTCGTCTACGTCTTCGGGGGCGCGATCGAGACCGGCACCGACTCGTACGTGAACTACCTGCTGCCCGGAATTATGGTCATCACGATCGCCTCAGGCATCTCCTATACCGCGTTCCGGCTCTTCCAGGACATGCAGGGCGGCATCTTCGAACGGTTCCAGTCCATGCCGATCGCCCGTTCGTCCGTGCTGTGGGCGCACGTCCTGACCTCACTGGTCGCCAACCTGATCTCGCTCGTCGTCGTCATCGGCGTCGCCCTGATCATGGGCTTTCGCGCGGGGGTGGGCGTGCTGGGGTGGTTGGCGGTCGCCGGCATTCTGCTTCTGCTCACCCTGGCGCTGACCTGGGTCGCCGTGATCCCCGGGCTCACCGCGAAGACGGTGGACGGAGCGGGCGCGTTCTCGTACCCGCTGATCTTCCTGCCGTTCGTCAGCTCGGCCTTCGTGCCCACCGAGTCCATGCCCGGCCCGGTGCGTGCCTTCGCCGAACACCAGCCGGTGACCTCCATCGTCAACGCGATCCGGGACCTGTTCGCGCGACAGCCGGTCGGCACCGACATCTGGATCGCCCTCGCCTGGTGCGTCGGCATCCTCGTCCTCGCGTATCTGTTCGCCAACGTCACCTACCGTCGCAGGATCTCGTGAGCTGGCGTACCGGACAGGGTGGGTGAGAGCAGGATTCAGGGCATGCTGACGATCAGTCAACTGGCCGCGTACGCGGGCGTCACGGTGCGAGCCGTGCGGCACTATCACCAGATCGGGCTTCTACGCGAGCCGGAGCGCGACGCGTCGGGCTACCGCCGCTACGGTGCCTCGGCGGTCGTGTCCCTGATCAAGATCCGCACTCTCGCCGACGCTGGCGTGCCGCTGTCGAAGATCAGCCAGTTGCTCGACGCCGATGCGGCGGCCTTCTCCGAGGCGGTGCAGCGGATCGACCAGCGCCTGTGCGAGGACATCGAGCGGCTGGAGGCCAGTCGCCGGCAGATCGCGCAGCTCAGCGCCGGGGACAGTCTGTCGCTGCCCTCGGAGGTGGTCGGGTACCTCGATCGGCTTCGGGCCATCGGGGTGTCGGAGCGGCTGGTGGAGGCCGAACGGGACGGGTGGATCCTGGTCGCGGCGCGCTGGCCCGATCAGCTCGTCGAGTGGATGCCCGCGAAACTCGCGCAACTTGACGATCCGCAGGTCGTGCGGCTTTACCTGGTCCTGTCGGAGATCTTCGACAGTGACCCGGGCGAGGAGGCGTTGTTGGAGGAGGCTGCCGACATCATGGCCGCACTGGCCGAGCAGGCGTACCGCTCCGGTGACATTCCCGCCGACGAGGACATGCAGGGCGACCTGCCGGACTTGCTCGACGCGCTCGCTGTCGAGACCGATCCACGGGCGGAGCGACTGCGGGACCTGATGCGCGCCCGCGGCTGGTCCGGGTGGACCCGGATGGAGCGGCTGACTGAGCCATCCGGCTGACCTTGCGAACAGCTTCTTCCAACGCCTCGGCCAATTCACCGGCCGCCGACCCGCGGTCGTTGCCCTGGCCGCGGGTGGAGTCATGATCGCATTGGCGCTGGGCGTGTTGGGCCTGAAGATCGACTACGACCAGGTCGCGCAGTTGCCCGCCAACACGGAGTCGGCACGCGCCCTGGACGACCTGAAGGCTGGTTTCCCCGCCGGGCCCTCAACCCGACCACCGTCTGTGTTCGCGCCGACAACAACCAGCGCCTCGGCCCAACGGCACTCACCGGCTACGCACAAGCACTGGCACAGGTGCGCGGGGTCGGGAGCCTGATGCCCGCACCCGACGGCAGTCCCGCCACTGTCAGCTCGGACGGCGCCGTCGCTCAGATCAACCTGCTGCTGAACACCAGCCCGTACTCCAATGCCGCTCTCGACCTGGCCGGTGACGACCTCCGGCGGGTGGCCCACGCCGAGGCCCCGGACGGGACGACCGCGCTGGTCACGCGCCGGCAACGACCCCCGTACCTCGGCAGCCTTGGCGGACGGAAGACCCGGGCTGGCGCAGCTTGGCGGGCCGGGCAAGGATGATCACTCGGGAAGGAGTGGGTAGGTGCTGCATCTGAGGGTGATCGTTCCGGTCGAACTGAGTGACATGGTGGTCGACCTGTTGTCGGGTGATCCCGCGGTCACGCACGTCGTCGTGCTTCCCGCGGCGGCGAAGATCCCGCCCGGTGACGTGGTGCTGTGTGACGTCGTACGGGAGGGCGCCGACCGGGTCCTGGTCGCGCTGCGAAAGCTGGGCGTCGACCGCAGCGGTGCGATAGCCGTCGAGAACGTCGACGCGGTGCTCTCCACCGCGGCCGAGCGCGCGGACCTCGCCGCCCCCGGCCTGGGCACCGACGCGGTGGTGTGGGACGAGGTCGCCCGCAAGACCGGCGAGGAGACCCGCCTGTCCGCCACCTACCTGCTCCTGATCACGCTGGCCACCGCCATCGCCGGGATCGGTGTGCTGCTGGACCAGCCGATCCTGATCGTCGGTGCCATGGTCGTCGGCCCGGAGTTCGGTCCACTCGCCGCGCTCAGCGTAGCGCTGGTCCGGTGGCGGATCGCGATCATCCGACAGTCCGCTGCGGCGCTGGTGACCGGCTTCCTGGTCGCGATGACGGCGACGGTGCTGAGCACCTGGGCGCTGACCGCCGCCGGACTGGTGAATCGGCAGACGCTGCTGGTCGAGCGCCCGATGACCGACTTCATCTGGCGGCCCGACGCGCTGTCGTGGGTGGTGGGTTTCCTGGCGGGGATCGCCGGGATTTTGTCGGTGACCTCGAACAAGTCCGGCTCGCTGGTCGGCGTCCTGATCTCGGTGACGACTGTTCCGGCCGCGGCGAACGTAGCCGTCGCGTTGGCCTACGATGTGCCGAACGAGGCGGCCGGTTCGGCTCTCCAACTGTTGATCAACCTAGCCGCGATCGTGCTCGCCGGTGTGCTGACCCTCAGCATTCAGCGGGTGTGGTGGGCGCGCGCCGCCGCACGGCGCGGCACCCCACCCGCAGACGGGCTCACGTCGGGTTGACAGAACCAGGGCATGTCGTCGCTCTGCTTCCCCACGAGCGGGTTCTCAGACTGGCCTCGCCCTGCGGTTCTGGGACTACTGGAGCATCCTGCTCTGCCGGCCGGACCCGCACGTCTGTCGCCGGACCGTCGTCTGTCGGGGTGCGGGGTATGGACCGTGAGCACAGGTTGAGGAGGTGGGGTCCCCGGGTGGCCGGGCGCCCACCATCACGGGGTACGCCCTGACCGCAGTGTGCGTGCGGTTGCTCGCGGTCGCCCCGCTACTCGGCGGAGCGGGCCTCGCGGTGGCGTGCGTGCTGATCGCGCCCGAGCGGGTCGGACAGGCGGTGCGCAGCCCGGCGAAGTCCGCGCTGCTGACGCACGCCGCCGATGCGGTCGGCCGGGGACGCGGCTTCGCCGTCCACAAGGCGCTGGATCAGCTCGGTGCCTTCACCGGACCGTTGCTGGTCGCCGCGCTGATCACCACGTCAGGAGTGGTGTGGCCGGCGCTGGCCGTGCCGGGCGCCGCGGCACTGGCGCTGTTGGTAGGGATCAGGACCAGGGTTCCCGACCCGGGCGTCTACGACCGTGGCGGCCCGACCGGAGAGCCGGCCCGCGCGGCCCGGCCCGGTGGGCGACTGCCGAGCGGCTTCTTCTGGTTCGCGGCCGCGGCGGGCGCCGCCACCGCCGGCCCGGCCACCTTCGGGCTGCTCTCCTTTCAGGCCAGCCAGAATGGGCGAGTTCGCCCAGACCAGGACCAGCACCGCCGCGCCCAACAGCAGCGCCCCGCCGACGGGCGTGAGGCCAGCGTGAAAACGGGACCAGCAGGCGTACAAGCCGCGTGAAGACCGTTGCGCCCGATCACCGGCAGGGCGTCTGCTGGTGCCAGCCGGGGTGGAGAAGCCCCGGCCTCATGGAGAAGGACGACGGTGGCCAGGTCGACGTGGCGCATCCCCGCGGGCGTGTACGCGCCTCCACCGGTTCGGTGGGCGGTCGGTGCGGTCCGGCGGCGGGGCAGGACCACCCTCCGCATCCCGGTCACGGACGCTGCTGACCCCGTTGCCTTCTCCGTCACGCGGCGGGCCTGTGACCGGTTCCGTCCCAGGCCCGCCGCGTGCACCTCATTCCAAGGACGCAGCCATGTACGACGACACCGTCGCCGGCACTGTCACTGTCACTGACCCCCGCAGATACGTCGAGGTCACCATGCGCAGCGACGGGAGCCTGAGCGCACTACGGATCGACCCCCACGCCATGTACGACCTGACCGCCCCGGAATTGGCCGACGCGTGCCTCGCCGCAATCGAGCGGGCTGACTCCATGCGCTCGCATCCGGGCCGCACCGGCCGGATCTGAGCGAGGAGTCAGATGTCCCAGCGATGCAGCAGCGAGGAGGCCGACCATGCCAAGCGCCTCAGCAGATGAGTCCCTTGCCCGTTCGAGAGGAAATGTGATGCCCGAGACCACCAGGACTGCCCTCGTCACCGGGGCCACCACCGGCATCGGCCGGGAGGTCGCCCGGCGTCTGGCCGCCGACGGCTGGCGAGTCCTGCTGCACGGCCGGACCGCTGCCGACGCGAGTGACGCCCTCGACGGCCTTGCCCAGGACGGGACCGACCCGGGACGGGTGGAGACGGTGTCCGCCGACTTCGCCGACCTGGCGACGGTCCGTGACCTGGCCGGCGTCGTCTCACCCATCCCCGGCGGACTGGATCTGCTGGTCAACAACGCCGCCCTGGTGGGCGTGGCCCGGCGTGCCGAGACCGTCGACGGCAACGAGATGTCCTGGCAGGTCAACTATGTTGCGCACTACCTGCTGACCCGACTGCTGATGCCGGCTCTCACCCGTCGCCCCGGTGCCCGGGTGGTGAACCTGTCGTCGAGCCTGCACCGCATGGGCAACCTCGACTGGGCCGACCTCAATCGCGCCGCCCGATACGCGGCGGTGCCCGCCTACGCGCAGAGCAAGCTCGGTATGACGATGCTCGCCACGGGGCTGGCCCGGCACGCCGATGCGGACCTGACAGCGGTCAGTGTCCACCCCGGAGTGGTTCGCACCCGGCTGATGTCGACGTACAGCCGCAGCGGCGCCCCCGTGGCCGACGGGGCCGAGGCGGTGCTGCACGCGGTGCGCATGGAAAATCCGGTCAACGGCGGCTATTACGAGGGCAGCCTGCCCGCCGCGCCGGCGCCGCTCGCCGCCAACCCGTCCGCGGTGCAGCGGCTGTGGCGGCTGACCGAACGGTCGCTCGACCTGGAGGTGCTCGATCGTGCGGCGTGAACCGGCTCACCTCCCCGAACGTCGATGCGGGTGCTGGCCACCGGCGCGCCCGGCGTGGCCGGCACCACGTCCGGGCGCACGACGGCGTCGCCGGTGCGCCTCTGGCCGGAGCCGGCAGTGACCCGGATGCCGTTCAGCCCTCCGTACCCGCCGGTCGAACACGTGCTTTCCCGGGAGCCGGGTACGGGTCCGACCCGGCCCGGTGCCCGGTCGACCCCGCCGGTCGGGTCCGCGCCGAACCGCGGCAGGCTCGCGACCGGTGGCTGGGGTGGCCCGGTCGGCCGGGAGTGGAGGGGCGGAGCTGTCGGCGGCTGGCCAGCGCTCGTCCCGGTCCTCGCCGTCCCGCCATTGCTGGTAGGTGTTGTGGCCTGCACGTCGATGGCCGCGACGTCGGAGCTTGCCGCCGGTGTGACG is a window of Micromonospora sp. WMMD961 DNA encoding:
- a CDS encoding DUF6308 family protein, with translation MREALAVPGVDGLVAAYFSPDGPFAGTSFDLVGENPPGVLTLDDLLATMLLNISWRPLAIRALIADDNGSSAWLAQVTIWLSGEADLDTVRLADDRIVNKHYELTGHDDLEVTLDEFIGLLIGARIPGAAFVAQWPATTA
- a CDS encoding sigma-70 family RNA polymerase sigma factor, yielding MINRKTFRGGKWIGALMRKPRVERERTDFADFYQRSRDNCLRAVLAGTGDRALAEDLVAEAFARAWASWPKLSQHPAPAAWVVRTALNIRVSWWRRRRREVALDGHERPSLIEDDLDTDDALLAAVRRLPRRQREVVVLRIWLDLDTRSVAAVLGISAQTVAVHLSRATATLRAQLAPAAREEIRS
- a CDS encoding transposase, translating into MGWAIEGCQGIGRHVANRLLVDGEQVLDVPPKLSARARVFATGQGRKTDATDAHSIALVGTRMAGLRPVVNDEQLALLRILVDRCRSLGEDHTRMVSQLHQLLLELIPGGAKKSLSAAQAKALLATVRPRDTVGKTRRRVAAELVWPDQQDRFPWENGYSLEAQAQPLIAQM
- a CDS encoding ATP-binding cassette domain-containing protein, whose product is MSTPVPTSGIEQSAIHVHGLEKAFGQVTVLRGVGLDVARGSIFALLGSNGAGKTTVVKILSTLLRADAGTARVNGFDVAAQAAEVRESISLTGQFAAVDEILTGRENLVLVAKLRHRKSPGAIADDLLRRFSLTEAGSRRVATYSGGMRRRLDIAMSLIGNPPVIFLDEPTTGLDPEARIEVWRAVKDLAEDGTTVLLTTQYLDEAEHLADRIAILHEGRIIVNGTLDELKQLLPPATIEYVEKQPSLEDVFLTLVGAKKDKEQR
- a CDS encoding ABC transporter permease — encoded protein: MNKHFFGDTVVLLGRSLRHIARSPDTIITTAIMPIAFMLLFVYVFGGAIETGTDSYVNYLLPGIMVITIASGISYTAFRLFQDMQGGIFERFQSMPIARSSVLWAHVLTSLVANLISLVVVIGVALIMGFRAGVGVLGWLAVAGILLLLTLALTWVAVIPGLTAKTVDGAGAFSYPLIFLPFVSSAFVPTESMPGPVRAFAEHQPVTSIVNAIRDLFARQPVGTDIWIALAWCVGILVLAYLFANVTYRRRIS
- a CDS encoding MerR family transcriptional regulator — encoded protein: MLTISQLAAYAGVTVRAVRHYHQIGLLREPERDASGYRRYGASAVVSLIKIRTLADAGVPLSKISQLLDADAAAFSEAVQRIDQRLCEDIERLEASRRQIAQLSAGDSLSLPSEVVGYLDRLRAIGVSERLVEAERDGWILVAARWPDQLVEWMPAKLAQLDDPQVVRLYLVLSEIFDSDPGEEALLEEAADIMAALAEQAYRSGDIPADEDMQGDLPDLLDALAVETDPRAERLRDLMRARGWSGWTRMERLTEPSG
- a CDS encoding DUF389 domain-containing protein, producing MLHLRVIVPVELSDMVVDLLSGDPAVTHVVVLPAAAKIPPGDVVLCDVVREGADRVLVALRKLGVDRSGAIAVENVDAVLSTAAERADLAAPGLGTDAVVWDEVARKTGEETRLSATYLLLITLATAIAGIGVLLDQPILIVGAMVVGPEFGPLAALSVALVRWRIAIIRQSAAALVTGFLVAMTATVLSTWALTAAGLVNRQTLLVERPMTDFIWRPDALSWVVGFLAGIAGILSVTSNKSGSLVGVLISVTTVPAAANVAVALAYDVPNEAAGSALQLLINLAAIVLAGVLTLSIQRVWWARAAARRGTPPADGLTSG
- a CDS encoding YbaB/EbfC family nucleoid-associated protein, translated to MYDDTVAGTVTVTDPRRYVEVTMRSDGSLSALRIDPHAMYDLTAPELADACLAAIERADSMRSHPGRTGRI
- a CDS encoding SDR family NAD(P)-dependent oxidoreductase; translated protein: MPETTRTALVTGATTGIGREVARRLAADGWRVLLHGRTAADASDALDGLAQDGTDPGRVETVSADFADLATVRDLAGVVSPIPGGLDLLVNNAALVGVARRAETVDGNEMSWQVNYVAHYLLTRLLMPALTRRPGARVVNLSSSLHRMGNLDWADLNRAARYAAVPAYAQSKLGMTMLATGLARHADADLTAVSVHPGVVRTRLMSTYSRSGAPVADGAEAVLHAVRMENPVNGGYYEGSLPAAPAPLAANPSAVQRLWRLTERSLDLEVLDRAA